The DNA window CAGGGGAAGCGCTGCCGACTGTCATGAAAAAGGCAATCGAAGCGGCGATACCGGGCGCGACGAAAAAACCGTCGCCACACAGCGCAAAGAGGCCCCATGACTGAAATACGCCACATCGTTTTCGACATCGGCCGCGTGCTGATCCACTACGATCCGAACATTCCGTTCAGCCGCCTCATTCCGGATGCCGAAGAGAGAAAGTGGTTCTTCGACAATGTCTGCACGCATGACTGGAACATCGAGCAGGATCGCGGCCGGACCTGGGAAGAGGCCGAGGCGCTGCTGATAGCGGACCATCCCGAACACGCGGAAAACATCCGCGGTTTCCGCCGCCACTGGCACGAGATGGTGCCGCATGCCTATGACGACAGCGTCGCCATCATGGTCGGCCTGATCGAGAGCGGCCACGACGTGACCATGCTGACCAATTTTGCCAGCGACACGCTGGCCGAGGCGCGCGAGCGCTTCGATTTTCTCGAACGGCCGCGTGGCGTCACCATTTCCGGCGAGATCGGCCTGATCAAGCCGGATCGCGGCATTTACGACCATCACGTCGCCGCCTTCGGCCTCGAACCGGCGGCGACGCTGTTCATCGATGACAGCCAGAAGAATGTCGACGGCGCCAAGGCGGCGGGCTGGCAGTCGGTGCTGTTCACCGACGCGAAGGCGCTTCAAGCAGACCTTGAACGTCTCGGAATCAAGGCGTGATTTGAATCGCTTCGCGCGATCCGTTGAGCCTTTGAATCAGCGGAATCCGAAGCAATTGGCAGGGGCTCAGGCCCCTGCCCGCTCCATGCCAAGCCGTGCAATGCGGCGAAGCTCGTCGATCGGGGTCAGGCCGCCGCTGCGCTCATAATGCCAGAAGGTCCAGCCGTTGCAGGCATCCAGCCCCTGCACTTCGGCGCCGATCTTGTGGATCGAGCCGGCGCTGTCGCCGATCGCCACGGTCCCGTCGGCGCGCACCTTGGCCGCCCAGCGCTTCTTGGCGTCGTAGAGCGTGGCGCCGGGCATCACCAGGCCGGTGTCGATCAGGCTGACGAAGGCAACGCGCGGCTCGGCGCGCTTGCCGGTCAGCACGGTGAGATCCGCACCATCCAACGGCTGCACCGCGTCGATGCGCTCGTTGGCGGCGTCGATATAGGCCTGCTCGCGCTCGATGCCGACAAAATGGCGGCCGAGGCGTTTGGCCACCGCGCCGGTGGTGCCAGAGCCGAAGAAGGGATCGAGCACGATGTCGCCCGGTTTGGTCGAGGCCATCATGATGCGGGCAAGCAGTGCTTCCGGCTTCTGCGTCGGATGCAGCTTGTCGCCATTGTCGTTCTTGAGCCGCTCGCCGCCGGTGCAGATCGGAAACAGCCAGTCGGAGCGCATCTGGATGTCGTCGTTGGACGCCTTCATCGCTTCGTAGTTGAAGGTATAGCCCTTGCCCTTCTGGTCGCGCGTAGCCCAGATCATCGTCTCATGCGCGTTCTGGAAGCGGCGGCCGCGGAAATTCGGCATCGGATTGGTCTTGCGCCAGACGACGTCGTTGAGGATCCAGAAGCCGAGATCCTGCATCTTGGCGCCGACCCGGAAGATGTTGTGATAGGAGCCGATGACCCAGATGGTGCCATTGGGCTTCAACACCCGGCGCGCCGCCAGAAGCCAGGCACGGGTGAAGGCGTCATAGGCCTCGAAGCTCTCGAACTGATCCCAGTCGTCGTCGACGGCGTCGACCTTGGACTGATCGGGCCGGTGCAGGTCGCCGTCGAGCTGCAGATTGTATGGCGGATCGGCGAAGATGACGTCGATCGACTTTTCGGGCAGCCGGTCGAGCGCGGCGACGCAGTCGCCCTTGAGGATCGTGTCCAGCCATTCGGATTGCTGGGGAGCGTGGGATAGCTCGTCGAGAAGACGCACGGCAGACATTCTGACACCCAAGGCACGCGTTACTGTTTTACTCTCTGTTATGGTTACCGATCAGCGTAAATATTCCGTGAAGGCCGCTGAATTTGCGAAGGCGGCCCTGTTGGTGTATGCCGCGCCGCCTGAGCCTTCCGAGGCCTTCCCTCTCCCATTGTCCGGATCACCATGCCCCAGCCAGACCTTGTCATCTTCGATTGCGACGGCGTGCTCGTCGATTCCGAAATCATCGCCGCCCGCGTCGAGGCAGAACTGCTGACCCTGGCCGGGTACGAAATATCGGCTGAAGAGATTTCCGAGACCTATGCCGGACTGACCTTCAAGGACATCATGATGCGGGTCGAGGAGAAATCCAGCATTCCGTTCCAGGCCTCGCTGATCGACCGCGCCGAGGACCTGGTCGACCGCAAACTGCGCAGCGACGTGCGCGCCATCGACGGTGTGCGCGAGGCGGTCGCCGCGGTCACGGTGCCGCGCTGCGTCTGCTCGAATTCACGCTCCGAGCGGATCGAATTCATGCTGGAGAAGGTGCACCTGCTGCCGTTTTTCGCCGGCCGGATCTTTTCGGCGCTGGAAATACCAAGCAAGAAGACCAAGCCGGCGCCCGACGTGTTCCTGTTCGCGGCGGAGACACTCAATGCCAACCCGGCAAACACGTTCGTCATCGAGGATTCCGTGCACGGTATCCACGGCGCCAGGGCGGCGGGCATGCGCGTGATCGGTTTCACCGGCGCTGCCCACAGCTATCCCGGCCATGCCGACGCGCTCACCGAGGCCGGCGCCGAAACGGTGATCCGCCGCTGGGCGGAGCTGAAAAGCGTGATCGCTGCGCTGTCGGAGTGGTCGGACGCCTGAGAAGCGTGCGCCGCGACGCACGCCTCATGCAACTGCCGAGACTTAGTTCGTCGCGGCGGCTCTCTTCCTCTGCTTCTTCTTCGGCTTGTCCGTCGTCGCCTTCGGCGCGTTTTCATCGTAGCCGGCAAAGGCCTGGTAGTCCCTTCGCCGCCGGCTCGGGCACGACGACATTGGAATCGGTGAAGACGAACTGCGTGGCGACCGAGGGATCGGTGACCTGGACCTGATATTGGTGGATCTGCGAGTAGAGGACCTCAGTGCCGTGCATCACCGCCGTGCGGATCGGCATGGTGATGGTGCCGGGCGAGAACTTCGGTCCCGGCACGATCTTGCCGGCGACCGCGATCGTCATCGTCAGTTGGCCGTTGGCACGGCTGCAGTCGCGTGTCACGTCGCTGACCGATGCCTGGTAGATGATGTTCGCCGACTCGTCGGGCGCAGTTGCAGCGGCGGCGTCGGCCTCAGCCTGGGCCGCGGCATCCTGCGCGGCGTCGCCGGTCTTCTTGAGCTTGGGCTTGGGCTTCTGGGCGTCCTTGGAATAGGTGTTGAAGAATGCCGTGCCGTCGCGCACCGTCACCCGGGGACAATAGGCCTGCAACTGGCTGGCCAGTAGTTTGGGATCCTGAGGCGGCGGTGGCGCGGTCGGATCCTTCTTTCCGATGCCGAGGTTCAGGATGCCATTGTCGCCCGATTGGCAGCCGGCGGCGGCAAGCATAAAGCCGGTGAGCGCAAGACCCGCCAAAAAGCGACCACTGAATGTACGAAACGCCATGAAACTGCACTTCCCTCTCGCAAAGCTGGTGACGTATATCAACCGCGCGGCAAAAATGCGACTGAGCCAGCGCAGAAATTAACCACCTTGCGGTGGACGGAAAAGCCAAGCAGTAACGGATTTGTGACATGCAATATGTGAGTACCCGCGGGGAAGCCCCCATTCTTGGATTTTCCGACGCCGTGCTGGCTGGGCTGGCGCGCGACGGCGGGCTCTATGTGCCGCGCGAGTGGCCGCAGTTTTCCCCGGCCGAGATCCGCGCCATGCGCGGCCTTGCCTATCCCGATCTTGCCATCCGCGTGCTGTCGCCGTTCCTTGGCGGCGAAATCCCGGCGCCCGTCTTTGAACGGCTGGTGCGAGAAGCCTATGCCACCTTCCGCCACGAGGCCGTCTGCCCGCTGGTGCAGACCGGCCCCAACACCTTCATCCTGGAACTCTTCCACGGGCCGACGCTCGCCTTCAAGGACGTGGCGATGCAGCTTCTCGCCCGGTTGATGGACCATGTGCTTACCGAACGTGATCAGCACGCCACCATCGTCGGCGCCACCTCGGGCGACACCGGCGGGGCGGCAATCGATGCCTTTGCAGGGCGCAACCGCACCGACATCTTCATCCTTTTCCCGCACGGCCGTGTCTCGCCGGTGCAGCAGCGGCAGATGACGACATCGACGGCTGAAAACGTCCATGCGCTGGCGATCGAAGGCAATTTCGACGATTGCCAAGGCCTGCTCAAGGACATGTTCAACGATCACGGCTTTCGCGACCGGGTTGCGCTTTCGGGCGTCAATTCGATCAATTGGGCCCGCATCATGGCTCAGATCGTCTATTATTTCTCCTCGGCCCTGTCGCTCGGCGCGCCGGACAGGCCGGTCTCCTTCACCGTGCCGACCGGCAATTTCGGCGATATCTTCGCCGGCTACGCGGCCAAGAAGATGGGCCTGCCGATCGAACGGCTGGTCATCGCCACCAACGACAACGACATCCTGGCGCGGACCTTCGCGACCGGCGAATACCGCACCAAGGGCGTCTTTGCGACCACGTCGCCGTCGATGGACATCCAGGTGTCGTCCAATTTCGAACGCTTGCTGTTCGAGGCCTCCGGCCGAGACGCCGCGACCGTGCGACGCTACATGGACAGCCTGAAGCAGTCCGGCGCTTTCACCATCGAAACCCAGCAAATCGCAGGGATGCGGTCCGAATTCGATGCCGGCCGGGCTGATATGGACGAGGTCGCCGCCACCATCCGCTCGACGCTCGCGGCCAGCAACTATCTGCTCGATCCGCACACAGCCGCAGCCGTACATGTCGCGGCGGGCAAGGCGTCAGGCGCGGTGCCGATGGTGGTGTTGGGCACCGCCCACCCGGCAAAATTCCCGGCCGCCGTCGAAGCCGCCAGCGGCGTCTCGCCCGCACTGCCCGCATGGCTAGGTGGGTTGATGACATTGGAGGAAAAATACACGGTACTTCCATCCGACCTGAAAATGGTGGAAGATTACGTCGGCCGCCGCGCGCGGGCGGCGCGTTAGGGAGTAGTAGCCATATGGGTGTTGAGGTAAGCCGTCTGTCGAACGGCCTGACAGTCGCCACCGAAACCCTTCAAAGCATCGAATCGGTTGCCCTTGGTGCCTGGGTCAAATCAGGTGCCCGCAATGAACGCGATGACGAGCATGGCATGGCCCATCTGCTCGAGCACATGGCGTTCAAGGGCACGAAACGGCGGAGCGCCTTCGAAATCGCCTCGGAGATCGAGGATGTCGGCGGCGAGATCAACGCCGCCACCAGCGTCGAGACCACCTCCTACTATGCCAGGGTGCTCTCCGACGACGTGCCGCTGGCCGTCGACATCCTTGCCGACATCCTGCAGGAATCCGAATTCGACCCGCAGGAGCTTGAACGCGAGCAGCATGTGATCCTGCAGGAGATCGGCGCCGCGCACGACACGCCCGACGACATCGTCTTCGACCGCTTCACGGAAACCGCCTATCGCCATCAGACGATTGGCCGCTCCATTCTCGGCACGCCCGAAACGGTCAAATCCTTCACCTCCAAGCAACTCCACGACTTCATCGAGCGGCAATATGGCGCCGAGCGCATGGTGATCGTCGCCGCCGGCGACATCAAGCACGACAATTTCGTGCGCGAGGTCGAAAAGCAGCTCGGCGGCTTCCGCAGCAAGGCCGACAGCACCATCCCGCAATATGCGCAATATGTCGGCGGCGACTTCCGCGAAGACCGCGACCTGATGGACGCGCAGATCGTCCTGGGGTTCGAAGGCCGCGCCTATCATGTGCGCGATTTCTATGCCTCGCAGGTGCTGTCGATGATCCTCGGCGGTGGTATGTCGTCGCGTC is part of the Mesorhizobium loti genome and encodes:
- a CDS encoding HAD family phosphatase → MTEIRHIVFDIGRVLIHYDPNIPFSRLIPDAEERKWFFDNVCTHDWNIEQDRGRTWEEAEALLIADHPEHAENIRGFRRHWHEMVPHAYDDSVAIMVGLIESGHDVTMLTNFASDTLAEARERFDFLERPRGVTISGEIGLIKPDRGIYDHHVAAFGLEPAATLFIDDSQKNVDGAKAAGWQSVLFTDAKALQADLERLGIKA
- a CDS encoding site-specific DNA-methyltransferase, which codes for MSAVRLLDELSHAPQQSEWLDTILKGDCVAALDRLPEKSIDVIFADPPYNLQLDGDLHRPDQSKVDAVDDDWDQFESFEAYDAFTRAWLLAARRVLKPNGTIWVIGSYHNIFRVGAKMQDLGFWILNDVVWRKTNPMPNFRGRRFQNAHETMIWATRDQKGKGYTFNYEAMKASNDDIQMRSDWLFPICTGGERLKNDNGDKLHPTQKPEALLARIMMASTKPGDIVLDPFFGSGTTGAVAKRLGRHFVGIEREQAYIDAANERIDAVQPLDGADLTVLTGKRAEPRVAFVSLIDTGLVMPGATLYDAKKRWAAKVRADGTVAIGDSAGSIHKIGAEVQGLDACNGWTFWHYERSGGLTPIDELRRIARLGMERAGA
- a CDS encoding HAD family hydrolase: MPQPDLVIFDCDGVLVDSEIIAARVEAELLTLAGYEISAEEISETYAGLTFKDIMMRVEEKSSIPFQASLIDRAEDLVDRKLRSDVRAIDGVREAVAAVTVPRCVCSNSRSERIEFMLEKVHLLPFFAGRIFSALEIPSKKTKPAPDVFLFAAETLNANPANTFVIEDSVHGIHGARAAGMRVIGFTGAAHSYPGHADALTEAGAETVIRRWAELKSVIAALSEWSDA
- a CDS encoding threonine synthase; this translates as MQYVSTRGEAPILGFSDAVLAGLARDGGLYVPREWPQFSPAEIRAMRGLAYPDLAIRVLSPFLGGEIPAPVFERLVREAYATFRHEAVCPLVQTGPNTFILELFHGPTLAFKDVAMQLLARLMDHVLTERDQHATIVGATSGDTGGAAIDAFAGRNRTDIFILFPHGRVSPVQQRQMTTSTAENVHALAIEGNFDDCQGLLKDMFNDHGFRDRVALSGVNSINWARIMAQIVYYFSSALSLGAPDRPVSFTVPTGNFGDIFAGYAAKKMGLPIERLVIATNDNDILARTFATGEYRTKGVFATTSPSMDIQVSSNFERLLFEASGRDAATVRRYMDSLKQSGAFTIETQQIAGMRSEFDAGRADMDEVAATIRSTLAASNYLLDPHTAAAVHVAAGKASGAVPMVVLGTAHPAKFPAAVEAASGVSPALPAWLGGLMTLEEKYTVLPSDLKMVEDYVGRRARAAR
- a CDS encoding insulinase family protein produces the protein MGVEVSRLSNGLTVATETLQSIESVALGAWVKSGARNERDDEHGMAHLLEHMAFKGTKRRSAFEIASEIEDVGGEINAATSVETTSYYARVLSDDVPLAVDILADILQESEFDPQELEREQHVILQEIGAAHDTPDDIVFDRFTETAYRHQTIGRSILGTPETVKSFTSKQLHDFIERQYGAERMVIVAAGDIKHDNFVREVEKQLGGFRSKADSTIPQYAQYVGGDFREDRDLMDAQIVLGFEGRAYHVRDFYASQVLSMILGGGMSSRLFQEVREKRGLCYSVYAFHWGFSDTGVFGVHAATGQSDIAELVPVIIDELQKAGEKILQEELDRARAQYRAGLIMSAESPASRASQIARQLLLFGRPIAKEELMERLSALTIERLTDLSSRLFSTKPTLTAVGPVGTLAPYEAILESLAGTQTTARKLAV